The proteins below come from a single Crossiella sp. CA-258035 genomic window:
- the proC gene encoding pyrroline-5-carboxylate reductase, which produces MTTTAVLGAGKIGEALLSGLLQSGRSPEELLFTERYPERSAELTKRYGVRGVDVPTAAGLADVLVVAVKPQDIEPLLDELGAVLRPGTLIVSLCAGLPTGLFERRLPEGTPVVRVMPNTPMVVGEAMSAISGGRHARSEHLALAEAMLAAVGKVVRVPEAQQDAVTALSGSGPAYFFFLVEAMIDAGILLGLPRAVAADLIIQSAVGSAAMLRDSGEHPVALREAVTSPAGTTISAIVELEKHGVRAALIAAIEAARDRSVQLGKAHE; this is translated from the coding sequence ATGACCACCACCGCTGTACTTGGCGCGGGCAAGATCGGTGAGGCGTTGTTGTCGGGGCTGTTGCAGTCCGGGCGCAGTCCTGAGGAGCTGCTGTTCACCGAGCGGTATCCGGAGCGCAGTGCCGAGCTGACCAAGCGCTACGGGGTTCGCGGCGTTGATGTGCCGACCGCGGCTGGGCTGGCCGATGTGCTCGTTGTCGCGGTGAAGCCGCAGGACATCGAGCCGCTGCTGGACGAGCTGGGGGCGGTGTTGCGGCCGGGGACGCTCATCGTGTCGCTGTGCGCGGGGCTGCCGACCGGCCTGTTCGAGCGCAGGCTGCCCGAGGGGACGCCGGTGGTGCGGGTCATGCCGAACACGCCGATGGTCGTGGGAGAGGCGATGAGCGCCATCTCCGGGGGGCGGCACGCCAGGTCCGAGCACCTGGCGCTGGCCGAGGCCATGCTGGCGGCGGTGGGCAAGGTGGTGCGGGTGCCGGAGGCGCAGCAGGACGCGGTGACCGCGTTGTCCGGGTCTGGGCCTGCCTACTTCTTCTTCCTGGTTGAGGCCATGATCGACGCGGGGATCCTGCTCGGGCTGCCCAGGGCGGTGGCGGCGGATCTGATCATCCAGTCCGCGGTGGGGTCGGCGGCCATGCTGCGGGACTCGGGGGAGCACCCGGTGGCGCTGCGGGAGGCGGTCACCTCGCCCGCCGGGACCACCATCTCGGCGATCGTGGAGCTGGAGAAGCACGGGGTGCGGGCGGCGCTGATCGCGGCGATCGAGGCTGCTCGGGACCGGTCCGTGCAGCTCGGGAAGGCGCACGAGTAG
- a CDS encoding thioesterase family protein, whose translation MGDGSFTAELAADWTIAGKPHGGYLLALLARAAVTTAEAGGATAADPLSVGADFLHPPELGPVMLRTSVVKAGRTVTVVKTELEQRGRVCVHAMVTTGRLPDDPAAWTDLPDLPAEPPARAIEVGATQAAKVFRVAKACQLMLDPEGAGFLTDNHTSPLRLRLWVRPREGQPDPLFALVAGDISMPVTFNLGRLSWSPTVQLTALLRSRPAPGWLRLSVESKAVYGQWFDEDTTVIDSTGRLVCQTRQLALTPVD comes from the coding sequence ATGGGTGACGGAAGCTTCACCGCCGAGCTGGCCGCGGACTGGACCATCGCCGGCAAACCCCACGGCGGCTACCTGCTGGCCCTGCTCGCCAGGGCCGCGGTCACCACCGCCGAGGCAGGCGGCGCGACCGCGGCCGACCCGCTCAGCGTGGGCGCGGACTTCCTGCACCCGCCGGAGCTGGGGCCGGTGATGCTGCGCACCAGCGTGGTCAAGGCGGGGCGGACCGTGACCGTGGTCAAGACGGAGCTGGAACAGCGTGGCCGGGTGTGCGTGCACGCCATGGTCACGACTGGGCGGTTGCCGGATGACCCTGCGGCCTGGACGGATCTGCCGGACCTGCCCGCCGAGCCGCCCGCGCGGGCGATCGAGGTGGGCGCTACGCAGGCCGCCAAGGTGTTCCGGGTGGCGAAGGCCTGTCAGCTGATGCTGGATCCGGAGGGTGCGGGCTTTCTGACGGACAACCACACCAGTCCGTTGCGGCTGCGGTTGTGGGTGCGGCCGCGGGAGGGGCAGCCGGATCCGTTGTTCGCGTTGGTGGCCGGGGACATCTCGATGCCGGTGACGTTCAACCTGGGGCGGCTGTCGTGGTCGCCCACGGTGCAGCTGACGGCGTTGCTGCGGTCCCGGCCCGCGCCGGGGTGGTTGCGGTTGTCGGTGGAGTCGAAGGCTGTTTATGGGCAGTGGTTCGACGAGGACACCACGGTGATCGACAGCACCGGCCGTCTGGTCTGCCAGACCCGGCAGCTGGCTTTGACGCCGGTGGACTAG